A window of the Schistocerca nitens isolate TAMUIC-IGC-003100 chromosome 5, iqSchNite1.1, whole genome shotgun sequence genome harbors these coding sequences:
- the LOC126259489 gene encoding plasminogen receptor (KT) — translation MGGFISRSMDANLKRNQEFMTEMNKVAVERNIHMQNFMRERQMAMQIARAREQLYWFGSFYILATMGMVAGYRRSRKPGVLAPLLPLTFVLAYQADMAYGSKLHRIRSEAEMIMNHEADLLDLPCGLPSVSIIDQARLDDGEKKKLHPSVPAV, via the coding sequence ATGGGCGGCTTCATCTCGAGATCCATGGACGCGAACTTAAAGAGGAACCAGGAGTTCATGACAGAAATGAACAAAGTCGCCGTCGAGCGGAATATTCACATGCAAAATTTCATGCGGGAGCGGCAGATGGCGATGCAGATTGCTCGGGCGAGGGAGCAGTTGTACTGGTTCGGCTCATTCTACATCCTGGCTACCATGGGGATGGTGGCGGGCTACCGGCGTAGCAGGAAACCTGGCGTGTTGGCGCCGTTGCTGCCGCTGACGTTCGTTCTCGCGTACCAGGCGGACATGGCTTACGGGAGCAAACTGCACCGCATAAGAAGCGAGGCAGAAATGATAATGAACCACGAAGCCGACCTGCTGGATCTGCCCTGCGGCCTACCTTCGGTCTCTATAATAGACCAGGCGCGCCTAGACGACGGCGAGAAGAAGAAGCTCCATCCGTCCGTGCCTGCTGTCTGA